The following proteins are co-located in the Granulicella pectinivorans genome:
- the mnmA gene encoding tRNA 2-thiouridine(34) synthase MnmA, producing the protein MSAPETIAVAMSGGVDSSAVAALLREQGHTLVGLTLQLWNQRRLAGHEGMPESVQGRCCSIDDVYDARRVAEHLGIPYYLVNQEERFENEVVKPFVSEYLAGRTPIPCTLCNNHLKFDALLITARQIGADRIATGHYARNHYDEARGRWILSRPADRSKDQTYFLFGLTQDQLAHTLFPLGEMTKPVVRQMAADAGLALAKKPDSQEICFIPGGDYSAFLAAYLEDVGEEQPDLSGELVSTAGEVLGKHAGIHTVTVGQRKGLGLTSPNPLYVLQIHPESHAVTVGSEAELMGTELYADRLNWISIAELTEPIRVEAKIRHRHEPAWATLSPAGEGLAHVVFDEPQRAITPGQSAIFFQGDEVVGGGWIVNRNS; encoded by the coding sequence ATGTCTGCGCCTGAGACCATTGCCGTTGCCATGTCCGGAGGAGTCGATTCCTCCGCCGTTGCCGCGCTTCTGCGCGAGCAGGGGCATACGCTGGTCGGGCTGACCCTGCAGCTCTGGAACCAGAGGCGGCTGGCCGGACACGAAGGGATGCCGGAATCAGTACAGGGCCGGTGTTGCTCCATCGACGATGTCTACGACGCACGGCGTGTGGCGGAGCACCTGGGGATTCCCTACTACCTCGTGAACCAGGAGGAGCGGTTCGAGAACGAGGTGGTGAAGCCGTTCGTGAGCGAGTATCTGGCTGGGCGTACGCCGATTCCCTGCACACTCTGCAACAACCACCTGAAGTTCGATGCGCTGCTGATCACCGCGCGGCAGATTGGCGCGGATCGCATCGCCACCGGCCACTATGCGCGGAATCACTACGACGAGGCGCGCGGGCGGTGGATTCTTTCTCGGCCGGCGGATCGGTCGAAGGACCAGACCTACTTTCTGTTTGGGCTGACGCAGGACCAGTTGGCGCACACGCTGTTTCCGCTGGGCGAGATGACCAAGCCGGTGGTGCGGCAGATGGCAGCGGATGCAGGACTGGCGCTGGCGAAGAAGCCCGACTCGCAGGAGATCTGCTTTATTCCCGGCGGCGATTACTCAGCGTTTCTGGCAGCGTATCTGGAGGATGTGGGCGAGGAGCAGCCGGATCTCTCGGGCGAACTGGTTTCGACCGCCGGCGAAGTGCTGGGGAAGCATGCGGGGATCCATACCGTGACGGTGGGGCAGAGGAAGGGGCTTGGGTTGACCAGCCCGAATCCGCTGTATGTGCTGCAGATTCATCCGGAGAGCCACGCGGTGACGGTGGGAAGCGAGGCCGAGTTGATGGGAACGGAGCTCTATGCGGACCGGCTGAACTGGATCTCCATTGCAGAGCTGACGGAGCCGATTCGCGTGGAGGCCAAGATTCGCCATCGGCATGAGCCTGCGTGGGCAACGCTTTCTCCGGCTGGCGAAGGGCTCGCGCATGTGGTCTTCGACGAGCCGCAGCGGGCGATTACGCCGGGACAGTCCGCGATCTTCTTCCAGGGGGATGAGGTTGTGGGCGGTGGCTGGATTGTGAACCGGAATAGCTGA
- a CDS encoding ArsR/SmtB family transcription factor produces the protein MAANPDHVFKALSDPTRRALFERLTRDGEQTVHALTERAGVSQPMVSKHLAALKRAKLVQHRRDGRETHYRAEPLALGPLVDWMNVYGAFWRDRFDQLEQLLERME, from the coding sequence ATGGCAGCGAACCCGGATCACGTCTTCAAGGCACTCTCCGATCCCACCCGGCGGGCTCTCTTCGAACGGCTGACGCGCGATGGGGAGCAGACCGTGCATGCCCTGACCGAACGCGCGGGGGTTTCGCAGCCGATGGTCTCGAAGCACCTGGCGGCGCTGAAGCGAGCGAAGCTGGTGCAGCACAGGCGGGATGGCCGCGAGACGCACTATCGCGCGGAGCCGCTGGCGCTGGGGCCTCTGGTGGATTGGATGAATGTGTACGGCGCGTTCTGGCGCGACCGTTTCGACCAACTGGAGCAGTTACTGGAAAGGATGGAGTAG
- a CDS encoding glutathione peroxidase, with protein MSASALYELPVHTISGEGTTLAEYRGKVLLIVNVASKCGLTPQYDALEKLYSRFKDSGFVVLGFPANDFAEQEPGSNEEIASFCRMTFAVDFPMFSKIVVTGPEKDPLYATLTAAKPEAYTPNPGAMRENLKGYLNPKGLDTTEAPEVLWNFEKFLVDREGKVVARFSPEVTPDDPAVVAAIEAAL; from the coding sequence ATGTCAGCCAGCGCACTTTATGAATTGCCGGTTCACACGATTTCCGGCGAGGGAACGACGCTTGCCGAGTACCGGGGCAAGGTTTTGTTGATTGTGAACGTCGCCTCGAAGTGCGGACTTACGCCGCAGTACGACGCGCTCGAGAAGCTGTACAGCCGGTTCAAGGACTCGGGATTTGTCGTGCTGGGCTTTCCGGCAAACGACTTTGCCGAGCAGGAGCCGGGATCGAACGAGGAGATCGCGAGTTTCTGCCGGATGACGTTTGCGGTCGACTTTCCGATGTTTTCGAAGATCGTGGTGACAGGTCCGGAGAAGGATCCGTTGTACGCAACACTGACGGCGGCAAAGCCCGAGGCGTACACGCCGAATCCAGGCGCGATGCGGGAGAACCTGAAGGGCTATCTGAACCCGAAGGGTCTGGATACAACCGAGGCACCCGAGGTGCTTTGGAACTTCGAGAAGTTCCTGGTGGACCGCGAAGGCAAGGTGGTGGCACGGTTCTCGCCGGAGGTCACGCCGGACGATCCGGCAGTGGTGGCGGCGATCGAGGCTGCACTTTAG
- a CDS encoding SRPBCC family protein yields the protein MSDTTATRTLVIEREMAHTPDKIWRALTESPLIAQWLMKNEFQPVVGHGFQFRSTPVQGWDGIIESKVLAVEPKTKLSYRWDSMGLESVVTFTLTPTEGGTHLRMEQAGFRSEEDMAYKGAKYGWQGFLGKLDKLAEEL from the coding sequence ATGAGCGATACGACCGCAACACGCACTCTCGTGATCGAGCGCGAGATGGCGCACACGCCGGACAAGATATGGCGTGCGCTGACGGAGAGCCCGCTGATTGCACAGTGGCTGATGAAGAACGAGTTTCAGCCGGTGGTGGGGCATGGGTTCCAGTTCCGTTCAACGCCGGTGCAGGGCTGGGACGGGATCATCGAGTCGAAGGTGTTGGCGGTGGAGCCGAAGACAAAGCTCTCGTATCGCTGGGACTCGATGGGGCTGGAGAGCGTGGTGACCTTTACGCTGACGCCGACCGAGGGCGGGACGCATCTGCGGATGGAGCAGGCGGGCTTCCGGTCGGAGGAGGACATGGCCTACAAGGGCGCGAAGTACGGATGGCAGGGGTTCCTGGGCAAGCTGGACAAACTGGCGGAGGAGCTATGA
- a CDS encoding glycoside hydrolase family 57 protein: MTEIRNTPAGFLTLTLHAHLPYVVNHGTWPHGMEWLHEATAETYLPLLRVLGNLHRDGIPAQFNLNLSPILLEQMVHPVFVAEFPKYVTRKIQAAKEDEAVFAGAGEVAYAGMARRWQAFYQAALDDFEAVGQNIVAAFRRFHEAGLIDVITGAATHGYLPLLGTDESVRAQIRTAVKTYIRHFGKPPSGIWVPECGYRPAGFWSYPVKAADGASLGGFERIGVEQAVGESDLDFFFVDTHLVGQTPRAASPYSVGQDEAPVSYAPQRSLYQAYTVEGAFERDHAVAVFARDPKTGLQVWSGEIGYPGDAQYLDFHKKRYPGGHRYWQVTGARVPMEDKRPYWPQQAEERIRTHAEHFVQMVREALAASPKGEKPAVLTAPFDAELFGHWWFEGPEWLEAVCRAFAAQGDVALTSCKDYLAAYGTGGSITMHEGSWGTGGDDRVWLNAETTWTYGQLYPAEIAVREICSAGVWRGSELGTRIVKQMCRELLLLEASDWQFLITTGAARDYAELRFATHHTQFQAVKRIFEAFVETSKIGREDEEKLAAIEGRDSVFTDIDPEFWMRGAHARGVDGQ; the protein is encoded by the coding sequence TTGACCGAGATTCGAAACACACCGGCTGGCTTTTTGACGCTGACGCTGCATGCCCATCTGCCCTATGTGGTAAACCACGGTACGTGGCCCCATGGCATGGAGTGGCTGCACGAAGCGACCGCCGAGACGTATCTGCCGCTGCTGCGCGTGCTGGGCAATCTGCACCGCGATGGCATTCCGGCGCAGTTCAATCTCAACTTGTCACCGATCCTGCTGGAGCAGATGGTACATCCGGTGTTCGTGGCAGAGTTTCCGAAGTATGTGACACGGAAAATTCAGGCGGCGAAGGAAGATGAGGCGGTCTTCGCGGGGGCGGGTGAGGTGGCCTATGCCGGGATGGCCCGGCGCTGGCAAGCGTTTTATCAGGCTGCATTGGACGACTTCGAGGCTGTGGGGCAGAACATCGTCGCGGCCTTCCGGCGCTTTCATGAAGCGGGCCTGATCGACGTGATTACCGGCGCGGCGACGCATGGCTACCTTCCGCTGCTGGGCACGGATGAGAGCGTGCGGGCACAGATCCGCACGGCGGTGAAGACATATATCCGCCACTTCGGCAAGCCGCCGAGCGGGATCTGGGTGCCGGAGTGCGGGTATCGTCCGGCGGGGTTCTGGAGCTACCCGGTCAAGGCCGCGGATGGCGCCTCGCTGGGCGGGTTCGAGCGGATCGGTGTGGAGCAGGCGGTTGGCGAATCGGACCTGGACTTCTTCTTTGTCGATACGCACCTGGTGGGGCAGACGCCGCGCGCGGCTTCACCCTACTCCGTCGGTCAGGATGAGGCACCGGTTTCGTACGCTCCGCAGAGGTCGCTGTACCAGGCTTACACGGTCGAGGGCGCCTTCGAGCGGGACCATGCGGTGGCGGTGTTTGCGCGGGATCCGAAGACGGGGCTGCAGGTGTGGTCGGGCGAGATTGGGTATCCGGGCGATGCGCAGTACCTGGACTTCCATAAGAAGCGGTATCCAGGGGGGCATCGCTACTGGCAGGTGACAGGCGCGCGGGTTCCGATGGAAGACAAGAGGCCGTATTGGCCGCAGCAGGCTGAGGAGCGCATCCGGACGCATGCGGAGCACTTCGTGCAGATGGTGCGTGAGGCGCTGGCGGCGAGTCCCAAGGGCGAGAAACCGGCGGTGCTGACGGCACCGTTCGATGCGGAGTTGTTCGGGCACTGGTGGTTCGAGGGGCCGGAGTGGCTGGAGGCGGTGTGCAGGGCGTTCGCGGCGCAGGGCGATGTGGCGCTGACCAGTTGCAAGGACTATCTCGCGGCCTATGGGACGGGCGGCTCGATTACGATGCACGAGGGGTCGTGGGGCACGGGCGGTGACGATCGCGTCTGGCTGAATGCGGAGACAACCTGGACGTATGGGCAGCTTTATCCGGCAGAGATCGCGGTCCGCGAGATATGCAGCGCAGGAGTGTGGCGGGGTAGCGAGCTGGGGACGCGGATCGTGAAGCAGATGTGCCGCGAACTGCTATTGCTGGAGGCCTCGGACTGGCAGTTTCTCATCACGACGGGCGCGGCACGGGACTACGCCGAGTTGCGTTTCGCCACGCACCATACGCAGTTCCAGGCCGTGAAGCGGATCTTCGAGGCGTTCGTGGAGACGTCGAAGATTGGCCGCGAGGATGAGGAGAAGCTGGCGGCGATCGAGGGGCGCGACAGCGTGTTTACGGACATTGATCCGGAGTTCTGGATGCGGGGGGCGCATGCCCGCGGGGTGGATGGGCAGTGA
- a CDS encoding DoxX family protein, producing the protein MRGSVPYWTTTALVAFFIGSGGAAQMSMLRGDLHGTVPVLGYPIYFMVILGFWKVLGAIAIVAPRYPRLKEWAYAGIFFDLTGASASCAAVGGYGAYGFHVIAPLILTVLTLASWWLRPESRVLGVLRPVSVG; encoded by the coding sequence ATGAGGGGAAGCGTTCCGTACTGGACGACGACCGCGCTGGTGGCTTTCTTTATCGGGAGTGGAGGGGCCGCGCAGATGTCGATGCTGCGCGGCGACCTGCACGGCACGGTGCCGGTGCTTGGCTATCCGATCTACTTCATGGTCATCCTTGGGTTCTGGAAGGTGCTGGGGGCGATTGCGATCGTGGCGCCCCGGTATCCGCGGCTGAAGGAGTGGGCCTATGCGGGGATCTTCTTCGACCTGACAGGGGCGTCTGCGTCGTGCGCGGCGGTGGGCGGGTATGGGGCGTATGGATTTCATGTGATCGCCCCGCTGATCCTGACCGTGCTGACGTTGGCGTCGTGGTGGCTGCGGCCGGAGAGCCGGGTGTTGGGCGTGCTTCGTCCGGTCAGCGTGGGCTGA
- a CDS encoding glycosyltransferase family 39 protein yields the protein MPYVPPVQRKRKPGGFGDILPRVLLGVAVVFYLLCFVHLRADFPHGTHWYSSSMTTNEGWYAGAAIHHVVFGHWFLPDSFNTAVALPVWPLLLSLWFKLTGVGMVAARTLALLVYLGSLAVFYFLLGQYRRGLMPAVAVALMAINPFCYAFDRLAILEPLLVLLLMLGLWFASKIRDEEIWKQVALGAILWVIVLTKASGFFLWPAILYHLMTTIGWPSFRTILAMRRWPDMRPFRAAGIALATALTLWIVYLAAVLPHHYADFRLLFAVSPGHLPHDLPDATLDAITTGLWMSRALWISALGIIFVSLFWLRELWTMPIFGSCVVTIAGYLGVILYHADREAADYLVVAIPVVAIVLLGIDALWQRKVDGVAAFIAVVLIFTSMAMMFKTVRWVFKPEYTLFDASEGIANIVRADQTAKALLLSSSGDDITLMTGLPALCDLYTTHGLDALLDRYQPGWAALWDGQDTAPLQKHYRLTERARYKVYDDPTRDTLVLYRLEKP from the coding sequence ATGCCTTACGTCCCTCCTGTGCAGCGCAAGCGAAAGCCCGGCGGCTTCGGCGATATTCTGCCGCGTGTCCTGCTTGGTGTGGCCGTGGTCTTTTATCTTCTCTGCTTCGTCCATCTGCGCGCGGACTTTCCCCACGGCACGCACTGGTACAGCTCCTCCATGACCACCAACGAAGGCTGGTACGCGGGCGCGGCGATCCACCACGTCGTCTTCGGCCACTGGTTCCTGCCCGACTCCTTCAACACCGCCGTCGCGCTTCCGGTATGGCCTCTTCTGCTGAGCCTCTGGTTCAAGCTGACCGGAGTCGGTATGGTCGCCGCCCGTACGCTTGCCCTGCTCGTCTACCTCGGCTCGCTCGCCGTCTTCTACTTTCTGCTCGGCCAGTATCGTCGCGGTCTCATGCCCGCCGTGGCCGTCGCGCTGATGGCCATCAACCCCTTCTGCTATGCCTTCGATCGCCTCGCCATCCTCGAGCCCCTGCTCGTTCTCCTCCTCATGCTCGGCCTCTGGTTCGCCTCGAAGATCCGCGATGAAGAGATCTGGAAGCAGGTCGCCCTCGGTGCCATCCTGTGGGTCATCGTCCTGACCAAGGCCTCCGGCTTTTTCCTCTGGCCGGCCATCCTCTATCACCTCATGACGACCATCGGCTGGCCGTCCTTCCGGACCATCCTCGCGATGCGTCGATGGCCGGACATGCGCCCCTTCCGCGCCGCGGGCATCGCCCTCGCCACCGCGCTCACGCTCTGGATCGTCTATCTCGCCGCCGTTCTGCCGCACCACTACGCGGACTTCCGCCTGCTCTTCGCCGTCTCCCCGGGCCATCTCCCGCACGATCTTCCCGACGCCACCCTCGACGCCATCACCACAGGCCTCTGGATGAGCCGCGCCCTCTGGATCTCGGCCCTCGGCATCATCTTCGTCTCGCTCTTCTGGCTGCGCGAGTTGTGGACGATGCCCATCTTCGGTAGCTGCGTCGTCACCATCGCCGGCTACCTCGGTGTCATCCTCTACCACGCCGATCGCGAGGCCGCCGACTACCTCGTCGTCGCCATCCCCGTCGTCGCTATCGTGCTGCTTGGCATCGATGCCCTGTGGCAGCGCAAGGTCGATGGCGTTGCCGCCTTCATCGCCGTGGTCCTCATCTTCACGTCCATGGCCATGATGTTCAAGACCGTCCGCTGGGTCTTCAAGCCGGAGTACACCCTCTTCGACGCCTCCGAAGGCATCGCCAACATCGTCCGTGCCGACCAGACCGCGAAGGCCCTTCTGCTCTCCAGCTCCGGCGACGACATCACCCTCATGACCGGCCTTCCCGCGCTCTGCGATCTCTACACCACGCACGGCCTCGACGCGCTGCTCGACCGCTACCAGCCAGGCTGGGCCGCGCTCTGGGACGGCCAGGACACCGCCCCGTTACAGAAGCACTACCGCCTGACAGAAAGGGCTCGCTACAAGGTCTACGACGACCCCACGCGCGACACGCTGGTCCTCTATCGCCTCGAAAAGCCCTAA
- a CDS encoding YtxH domain-containing protein gives MAENNSGVSNFGWFLAGLGIGALVGVLYAPKSGKETREDLVAGALDAKEKANAYAQQGVQKATEYYDTGVAKASEVYGQGVQKANELVGQGKQVAADYVDKGKEYYEKGRTQWSQYVDKGKDLIANQKEAVQAGADAYVEKTHEVAS, from the coding sequence ATGGCGGAAAACAACAGCGGAGTGAGCAATTTTGGCTGGTTCCTGGCAGGGCTTGGTATTGGCGCACTCGTTGGCGTGCTCTACGCACCGAAGTCCGGCAAGGAGACCCGCGAGGACCTGGTAGCCGGCGCACTCGACGCCAAGGAAAAGGCGAACGCCTACGCGCAGCAGGGTGTCCAGAAGGCCACCGAGTACTACGACACCGGCGTTGCCAAGGCCAGCGAAGTCTACGGCCAGGGCGTCCAGAAGGCCAATGAACTCGTCGGCCAGGGCAAGCAGGTTGCCGCCGACTACGTCGACAAGGGTAAGGAATACTACGAGAAGGGCCGCACCCAGTGGTCGCAGTATGTCGACAAGGGTAAGGACCTCATCGCAAACCAGAAGGAAGCCGTTCAGGCTGGTGCCGATGCCTACGTCGAGAAGACTCACGAAGTGGCGTCGTAA
- a CDS encoding PDZ domain-containing protein: protein MKSFAASLLPLALLATAAAQPYKTTPIQITADLTEGPRKLYHAEVDIPVTAGPITLTTPKWIPGNHRPTGPVDDITGVVFTANGTVLPWRRDDVNLYQFHVTVPKGVKTLHAHLDCIVTSRATQKMAVLEWEKLLLYPVGTPVKDILVEPSVTVPTGWGQGTALIPMGPAVPSLNSGLPGTTQKYGVLSVEQLQDSPVIAGQYFREFPLAPDVMPKHYIDVVSDQPEDSNLRPQLLAELNNLVHETGAAYNSRHYTTYHFLLTLSDVAGGEGLEHGQSSDNGVNEKSFATQTSQLADADLLAHEFTHSWNGKYRRPARLYQPTFEEPEQGDLLWVYEGMTQYMGNVLAARSGLKTQAQYRNDLAASAGSLDYKSGRIWRNTEDTAIAASVLRGGNPAWSNWKRGQDYYQEGELLWLDADTTIRKLTDGKKSLTDFQHIFLGKGGNTGPLIVPYEFDELVKDLNEVVKCDWATFLKTRITSLNAHANTEGIEQGGYKLVYQDHPASDAPTAGRGRGGVNVWYSLGLRVSTEGAIADVRWGSPADKAKLAPGGKIIAVNGVVYSGDGLKAAVVAAKGKTEPIHLIVQTETFINVVDLPYFEGEKYPALVRVEGTPDLLDEITKPLTTPDPASVAKERGGHTAE, encoded by the coding sequence ATGAAGAGCTTTGCCGCTTCCCTGCTGCCGTTGGCGCTGCTCGCCACGGCTGCCGCCCAGCCGTACAAGACGACCCCGATCCAGATTACCGCCGACCTGACCGAGGGGCCGCGCAAGCTGTATCACGCTGAGGTCGATATTCCGGTCACGGCGGGGCCTATCACGCTGACGACGCCGAAGTGGATTCCGGGCAACCACAGGCCGACCGGGCCGGTGGATGACATTACGGGCGTGGTGTTTACGGCCAACGGGACCGTGCTGCCGTGGCGCCGGGACGATGTGAATCTCTACCAATTCCACGTGACGGTGCCGAAGGGCGTGAAGACGCTGCACGCTCACCTGGACTGCATTGTGACCTCGCGCGCGACGCAGAAGATGGCCGTGCTGGAGTGGGAGAAGCTGCTGCTGTATCCGGTAGGGACGCCGGTGAAAGACATTCTGGTCGAGCCCAGCGTGACCGTTCCGACGGGCTGGGGACAGGGCACGGCGCTGATTCCGATGGGACCGGCGGTTCCGTCGCTGAACAGCGGGCTGCCGGGGACGACGCAGAAGTATGGCGTGCTCTCGGTGGAGCAGTTGCAGGATTCACCGGTGATCGCGGGGCAGTACTTCCGTGAGTTTCCGCTGGCTCCGGATGTGATGCCGAAGCACTATATCGACGTGGTGTCGGACCAGCCCGAGGACTCCAACCTGCGACCGCAGTTGCTGGCGGAGCTGAACAACCTCGTCCATGAGACGGGTGCGGCGTACAACTCGCGGCACTACACGACCTACCACTTTCTGCTGACGCTTTCCGATGTCGCGGGCGGCGAGGGGCTGGAGCATGGTCAGTCTTCGGATAACGGGGTGAACGAGAAGTCGTTTGCCACGCAGACCTCACAGCTTGCGGATGCGGACCTTCTGGCACATGAGTTTACGCACTCCTGGAACGGCAAGTACCGCCGTCCGGCGCGGCTGTACCAGCCTACGTTCGAGGAGCCGGAGCAGGGCGATCTGCTTTGGGTCTATGAGGGCATGACGCAGTATATGGGCAATGTCCTCGCGGCGCGTTCGGGGCTGAAGACGCAGGCGCAGTACAGGAACGACCTGGCGGCATCGGCGGGCTCGCTGGACTATAAGTCCGGGCGTATCTGGCGCAATACGGAGGATACGGCGATTGCGGCAAGCGTTCTGCGCGGTGGGAATCCGGCGTGGTCGAACTGGAAGCGCGGGCAGGACTACTACCAGGAGGGCGAGCTGCTGTGGCTGGACGCCGACACGACGATCCGCAAGCTGACGGATGGGAAGAAGTCGCTGACGGACTTCCAGCACATCTTCCTGGGCAAGGGCGGCAATACCGGACCGCTGATTGTGCCCTATGAGTTCGACGAGCTGGTGAAGGATCTGAACGAGGTGGTGAAGTGCGACTGGGCCACGTTCCTGAAGACGCGGATTACGTCGCTGAACGCGCATGCGAATACCGAGGGAATCGAGCAGGGCGGGTACAAGCTGGTGTACCAGGATCATCCGGCGAGCGATGCTCCCACGGCTGGGCGTGGACGCGGCGGCGTGAATGTCTGGTACTCGCTTGGACTGCGGGTCTCGACCGAGGGCGCGATTGCCGATGTGCGCTGGGGTAGCCCGGCGGACAAGGCCAAACTGGCTCCGGGCGGGAAGATCATCGCGGTGAACGGCGTGGTGTATTCGGGCGACGGGCTGAAGGCGGCAGTGGTGGCGGCGAAGGGCAAGACTGAGCCGATCCACCTGATCGTACAGACGGAGACGTTCATCAACGTGGTGGATCTGCCTTACTTCGAGGGTGAGAAATATCCGGCCCTGGTGCGGGTGGAAGGGACTCCGGATCTGCTGGACGAGATCACCAAGCCACTGACGACGCCGGATCCTGCTTCGGTGGCGAAGGAGCGTGGAGGGCACACGGCGGAGTAA
- a CDS encoding BON domain-containing protein → MKNETNFVRRSVSLAGLGLGLVLSVAGCKSAPPVDDAALNTALQNKLQADAGLSGQPIQTAVVGGVASLTGSVTNEAARSLAANDAAQVAGIRVVNNNLTVTQEAPVATPAPAAVEVAPTPAPVAPTPRIAKVEKHPAPIDRRTPPPQNYPQQNSPAPPPTQPAQAYQPPPPPPAPARPAFRDVTIPSGTTLAVRVTQTLDSATTQPGESFSGALASDVIVDGLVAFPTGTRVAGKVTDAKDAGHYSGNSRLAVTLTSLSRRGDTIPISTDAFSKEGTGRGKNTAEKIGGGAAVGAILGGIFGGGKGAAIGAGAGGALGAGANTVTRGQQVQIVSESVVRFSTTSPITVRVPTGGNNGQNGDLQRHDQ, encoded by the coding sequence ATGAAGAACGAGACGAATTTCGTACGCCGCTCGGTAAGCCTCGCTGGGCTTGGCCTTGGGCTTGTGTTGTCGGTTGCCGGTTGCAAGAGTGCGCCGCCCGTCGACGATGCCGCGCTGAATACCGCGCTCCAAAACAAGTTGCAGGCCGATGCCGGACTTTCCGGACAGCCGATCCAGACGGCTGTGGTGGGTGGTGTGGCGAGTCTGACCGGCAGCGTGACCAATGAAGCAGCGCGGTCGCTGGCCGCGAACGATGCCGCGCAGGTGGCGGGCATCCGGGTGGTGAACAACAATCTGACGGTGACCCAGGAAGCCCCAGTTGCCACACCGGCACCGGCCGCTGTAGAGGTTGCCCCTACCCCGGCCCCGGTAGCTCCGACGCCCAGGATCGCGAAGGTGGAGAAGCATCCGGCTCCGATCGACCGGCGGACACCGCCACCGCAGAACTATCCGCAGCAGAACTCTCCCGCTCCCCCGCCGACACAGCCGGCCCAGGCATACCAGCCTCCTCCGCCGCCACCGGCACCCGCCCGTCCGGCGTTCCGCGATGTGACGATTCCGTCGGGAACCACGCTGGCGGTGCGCGTGACCCAGACGCTGGATAGCGCGACGACGCAGCCGGGCGAAAGCTTCTCGGGCGCACTAGCAAGCGACGTGATCGTCGACGGGCTGGTTGCGTTTCCGACCGGCACGCGCGTGGCCGGCAAGGTAACCGATGCAAAGGATGCAGGCCACTATAGCGGCAACTCGCGCCTGGCCGTGACGCTGACGAGCCTCTCGCGGCGTGGCGACACGATTCCGATCTCGACCGATGCCTTCTCCAAGGAAGGGACGGGCCGTGGCAAGAATACGGCGGAGAAGATCGGCGGCGGCGCGGCGGTTGGAGCGATCCTTGGCGGCATCTTCGGCGGCGGCAAGGGTGCGGCGATCGGCGCGGGTGCCGGCGGTGCACTGGGCGCGGGCGCGAACACGGTGACGCGTGGCCAGCAGGTGCAGATCGTGTCGGAATCCGTGGTGCGCTTCTCGACGACCTCGCCGATTACCGTGCGGGTTCCGACCGGGGGCAATAACGGCCAGAACGGCGATCTGCAGCGGCACGATCAGTAA
- a CDS encoding alpha/beta fold hydrolase → MKCLAALLSLVAFSGSLLGQALAPKGAPQAWPTVDGTYTINHFQFKDGETIDRLRLHYLTLGTPHKDAAGHVDNAVLLLHGTGGDAHSLLNPVFSEVLFVPGGVLDITKYFLILPDDIGQGTSSKPSDGMHAKFPQYDYDDMVRSQYMMLTEGMKVDHLRLVLGTSMGCMQAFVWGETYQGYAQALAPFACLPVELAGRNRMMRYMTISAIRNDPAWMGGEYKSEPVQGLRTANEMLLVMGSSPLQMQKAAPTRAAAEAYVDKYLAGTMARTDANDMIYYVNASRNYNPTPKLGTITVPVLWINSADDYINPPELGIAEKMVHAMPRAKFILIPTSDATRGHGTHTVAAIWKDYLAAFMKETE, encoded by the coding sequence ATGAAATGTCTTGCCGCCCTGCTCTCTCTTGTCGCGTTTTCCGGTTCTTTGCTGGGTCAGGCGCTGGCGCCGAAGGGCGCTCCGCAGGCCTGGCCCACCGTCGATGGGACGTATACGATCAACCACTTCCAGTTCAAGGATGGCGAGACGATCGACCGTCTGCGGCTGCACTACCTGACGCTGGGCACACCGCACAAGGACGCCGCCGGGCATGTGGATAACGCGGTGCTGCTGCTGCATGGCACGGGCGGGGATGCTCACTCGCTGCTGAATCCGGTGTTCTCGGAGGTGCTGTTTGTGCCGGGTGGGGTGCTCGATATCACGAAGTACTTTCTGATTCTGCCGGACGATATCGGTCAGGGCACTTCGAGCAAGCCTTCCGATGGGATGCACGCGAAGTTTCCGCAGTACGACTACGACGACATGGTGCGGTCGCAGTACATGATGCTGACCGAAGGGATGAAGGTCGACCATCTGCGGCTGGTTCTGGGGACGTCGATGGGGTGCATGCAGGCGTTTGTGTGGGGCGAGACGTATCAGGGCTATGCGCAAGCGCTGGCCCCGTTTGCGTGTCTGCCGGTGGAGCTGGCGGGGCGGAACCGGATGATGCGGTATATGACGATCTCGGCGATCAGGAACGATCCCGCGTGGATGGGCGGGGAGTACAAGAGCGAGCCCGTCCAGGGGCTGCGGACCGCGAACGAGATGCTGCTGGTGATGGGCTCGAGCCCGCTGCAGATGCAGAAGGCGGCGCCTACTCGGGCGGCGGCGGAGGCTTATGTCGACAAATATCTGGCTGGGACGATGGCCCGGACGGACGCGAACGACATGATCTATTACGTGAACGCCAGCCGGAACTATAACCCGACACCGAAGCTGGGGACGATTACCGTGCCGGTGCTTTGGATCAACTCGGCGGACGACTATATCAATCCGCCGGAGCTGGGGATCGCGGAGAAGATGGTGCATGCGATGCCGCGGGCGAAGTTTATTTTGATTCCGACTTCGGACGCCACGCGGGGGCATGGAACGCATACGGTGGCGGCGATCTGGAAGGATTATCTGGCGGCGTTTATGAAGGAAACGGAGTAG